In one window of Lampris incognitus isolate fLamInc1 chromosome 3, fLamInc1.hap2, whole genome shotgun sequence DNA:
- the sft2d2a gene encoding SFT2 domain containing 2a: MDKLKSVLSGEEARREDRHVLEVADEASTLGWGTRVKGFVGCFVIGVVCTILGVCTLFIPRIGLTLFIVFYTFGNICSLCSTMFLMGPVKQLKRMCDKTRALATTIMLTCLVLTLCAAFWWKNFGLALLFCILQILSFSWYGLSYIPFVRGALMKAVAICMK, from the exons ATGGACAAGCTCAAGTCTGTTTTAAGTGGCGAAGAAGCGCGCAGAGAAGACCGACATGTTTTAGAG GTTGCCGATGAAGCCTCCACTTTAGGATGGGGGACGCGTGTGAAGGGATTCGTTGGCTGTTTTGTGATTGGTGTGGTGTGCACGATACTG GGAGTATGCACCCTTTTCATTCCCAGGATCGGGCTGACTCTCTTTATTGTGTTTTACACCTTTGGAAACATATGTTCTCTGTGCAG CACAATGTTTCTGATGGGGCCTGTGAAGCAACTGAAAAGAATGTGTGACAAAACGAGAGCCCTGGCCACCACTATAATGCTT ACTTGCCTTGTGTTGACGCTCTGCGCAGCCTTCTGG TGGAAGAACTTTGGTCTCGCGTTGTTGTTTTGCATTTTGCAAATCTTATCGTTTTCTTG GTACGGCTTGTCATATATCCCATTTGTGAG GGGGGCATTAATGAAGGCGGTGGCTATCTGCATGAAGTAA